gacgactcactctacttgggaggtgagtggcagttcaaccacttttcgaaactcacatcttctcggccagatgccgcttttgctgaaatccagcggacttctctctctgagaagtcaccactctcatctgagacccgtgtcgacctctgtgatgatttggctcctgtggcaagacagcttgctcccagagagaagcttcctctgagtagcaggagacctgctgcggtgggggctgggctccagaatatgggaaatacctgctacgtgaacgcttccctgcagtgcctgacatacacaccaccccttgccaactacatgctgtcccgggagcactctcaaacgtgtcatcgtcacaagggctgcatgctctgtactatgcaagctcacgtcacacgggccctctaccgtcctggccatgtcatccagccctcacaggcattggctgcgggcttccatagaggcaagcaaGAAGATGCCCACGAATTTCTCATGTTcgctgtggatgccatgaaaaaggcatgccttcccgggcacaagcaggtagatcatcactccaacgacaccaccctcatccaccaaatatttggaggctactggagatctcaaatcaagtgtctccactgccacggcatttcagacacctttgacccttacctggacatcgccctggatatccaggcagctcagagtgtcaagcaagctttggaacagttggtgaagcccgaagaactcaatggagagaatgcctatcagtgtggtctttgtctccagaaggcgcctgcctccaagacgttaactttacacacttctgccaaggtcctcattcttgtattgaagagattctccgatgtcacaggcaacaaacttgccaagaatgtgcaatatcctgagtgccttgacatgcagccatacatgtctcagcagaacacaggacctcttgtctatgtcctctatgctgtgctggtccacgctgggtggagtTGTCACAGCGGACATTACTtgtcttatgtcaaagctcaagaaggccagtggtataaaatggatgatgccgaggtcactgcctctggcatcacctctgtcctgagtcaacaggcctatgtcctcttttacatccagaagagtgaatgggaaagacacagtgagagtgtgtcaagaggcagggaaacaagagcccttggcgctgaagacacagacaggcgagcaacgcaaggagagctcaagagagaccacccctgcctccaggtacccgagttggacgagcacttggtggaaagagccactcaggaaagcaccttagaccactggaaat
This genomic interval from Gorilla gorilla gorilla isolate KB3781 chromosome 3, NHGRI_mGorGor1-v2.1_pri, whole genome shotgun sequence contains the following:
- the LOC129533217 gene encoding ubiquitin carboxyl-terminal hydrolase 17-like protein 22, which gives rise to MEDDSLYLGGEWQFNHFSKLTSSRPDAAFAEIQRTSLSEKSPLSSETRVDLCDDLAPVARQLAPREKLPLSSRRPAAVGAGLQNMGNTCYVNASLQCLTYTPPLANYMLSREHSQTCHRHKGCMLCTMQAHVTRALYRPGHVIQPSQALAAGFHRGKQEDAHEFLMFAVDAMKKACLPGHKQVDHHSNDTTLIHQIFGGYWRSQIKCLHCHGISDTFDPYLDIALDIQAAQSVKQALEQLVKPEELNGENAYQCGLCLQKAPASKTLTLHTSAKVLILVLKRFSDVTGNKLAKNVQYPECLDMQPYMSQQNTGPLVYVLYAVLVHAGWSCHSGHYLSYVKAQEGQWYKMDDAEVTASGITSVLSQQAYVLFYIQKSEWERHSESVSRGRETRALGAEDTDRRATQGELKRDHPCLQVPELDEHLVERATQESTLDHWKFLQEQNKTKPEFNVRKVEGTLPPNVLVIHQSKYKCGMKNHHPEQQSSLLNPSSTTPTDQESMNTGTLASLQGRTRRSKGKNKHSKRALLVCQ